One Acidobacteriota bacterium DNA segment encodes these proteins:
- a CDS encoding Crp/Fnr family transcriptional regulator, whose protein sequence is MALATPSILAETDLFRRVSPEDLQRVAEVSAVRTYDRGDRVFDEGDPSDHFFIVLTGRVKVFKHLPDGHDGILGMFGPNGPLGAIATYESKPYPAAATALEPTTCLVIPRQAFFALLERQPSLVRGLLGSLSLRLVELTTRLADMSGSRVEVRLARFFVKLGEQIGRPDRGGLFIPLVLGRQELADFTGTTIETAIRIMSRWSREGVLRTDRDGFVILDAANLANIANG, encoded by the coding sequence GTGGCACTGGCAACGCCGTCGATTCTGGCCGAGACGGATCTCTTTCGACGCGTGAGTCCCGAGGATCTGCAGCGCGTGGCCGAGGTGTCGGCGGTGCGCACGTACGATCGCGGCGATCGCGTGTTCGACGAGGGCGACCCGTCCGATCACTTCTTCATCGTGCTGACCGGACGCGTCAAGGTCTTCAAGCACCTGCCCGACGGCCACGACGGCATCCTCGGCATGTTCGGACCGAACGGACCGCTCGGCGCGATCGCGACATACGAATCGAAGCCGTATCCCGCCGCTGCCACCGCGCTCGAACCGACGACGTGCCTGGTGATTCCGCGCCAGGCATTCTTCGCCCTGCTCGAACGGCAACCATCGCTCGTCCGCGGCCTGCTCGGCAGCCTGTCGCTCCGCCTCGTGGAACTGACGACGCGGCTCGCCGACATGAGCGGCAGCCGCGTGGAAGTCAGGCTCGCCCGCTTCTTCGTGAAGCTCGGCGAACAGATCGGCCGTCCGGACCGCGGCGGCCTGTTCATCCCGCTCGTGCTGGGGCGACAGGAACTGGCCGACTTCACCGGCACGACCATCGAGACCGCCATCCGCATCATGAGCCGCTGGAGCCGCGAGGGCGTACTGCGCACCGATCGCGACGGC
- a CDS encoding cytochrome b N-terminal domain-containing protein, with the protein MTHRRESVSEWLLARADALGNKCFGPQANPLYQSGTLVVALYLVLVVTGVWLILFYRIGQPWESVARLTANPWIGNWVRGLHRFASDAAIVATLVHAVRMFVQGRSWGARASAWTSGVGLLLLLLLCGWTGYVMVWDTFGEWLAREGARIVDALPIVSEPISRAFTGERPVQSVFFFLALFAHIGIPLALGVVFWLHVKRLNRPAFLPPRAVTWTVVGALVALSIVFPLTMAPKADPFVRPDTVPIDVFFAFWLPITAAMEPRLALAAVVGAVGLLLLVPALTARRGTARLPASTVDESICTGCVQCSIDCPYGAITMVPRDPPHPRSLIVARVDPSLCVSCGICAASCAPMGVGPPGRTGREQVGTVQAFNAEPARRAGQVVAVVCEHGAGAYREAMTGSGAAIYPVSCAGNLHTSVIEMLLRGGAAGVLVVSCPPRDCWHREGPAWLHERIYNGRDAELQERVDRRRVRVASANAAEPAIAIAALNELTRDVAALDRPAPVSEPPELVCVSRVEERR; encoded by the coding sequence GTGACGCATCGCCGCGAGTCTGTTTCAGAGTGGCTGCTGGCCCGGGCTGACGCCCTCGGCAACAAGTGCTTCGGCCCGCAGGCCAACCCCCTCTATCAGAGCGGCACGCTCGTCGTGGCGCTGTACCTCGTGCTGGTCGTCACGGGTGTGTGGCTGATCCTCTTCTACCGGATCGGCCAACCCTGGGAGTCGGTGGCCCGGCTCACGGCCAATCCCTGGATCGGGAACTGGGTACGGGGCCTGCACCGCTTCGCGAGCGACGCCGCCATCGTCGCCACGCTCGTGCACGCGGTGCGCATGTTCGTCCAGGGCCGGAGCTGGGGCGCACGCGCGTCGGCCTGGACCTCCGGCGTGGGCCTGCTGCTGTTGCTGCTCCTGTGCGGGTGGACCGGATACGTGATGGTCTGGGACACGTTCGGCGAGTGGCTCGCGCGAGAGGGCGCGCGCATCGTCGACGCGCTGCCCATCGTGTCCGAGCCCATCAGCCGTGCGTTCACGGGCGAGCGGCCGGTCCAGAGCGTTTTCTTCTTCCTCGCCCTCTTCGCGCACATCGGCATCCCGCTGGCGCTCGGCGTCGTCTTCTGGCTGCACGTCAAGCGCCTCAATCGTCCGGCGTTCCTGCCGCCCCGCGCGGTGACATGGACCGTCGTCGGCGCGCTGGTCGCGCTGTCCATCGTCTTTCCGCTGACGATGGCGCCGAAGGCCGACCCGTTCGTGCGGCCTGACACCGTGCCCATCGACGTGTTCTTCGCCTTCTGGCTGCCCATCACGGCAGCCATGGAGCCACGGCTGGCGCTGGCGGCCGTTGTCGGCGCCGTCGGCCTGCTGCTGCTCGTGCCCGCGCTCACGGCACGACGGGGCACCGCGCGCCTGCCGGCCTCCACCGTCGACGAATCGATCTGCACCGGATGCGTGCAGTGTTCGATCGACTGCCCGTACGGCGCGATCACGATGGTGCCGCGCGACCCGCCGCATCCGCGATCCCTGATCGTCGCGCGGGTGGACCCGTCGCTGTGCGTGAGCTGCGGCATCTGCGCGGCGTCGTGCGCGCCGATGGGCGTGGGCCCGCCTGGACGCACGGGCCGCGAGCAGGTCGGCACCGTTCAGGCGTTCAACGCCGAACCCGCGCGCCGTGCTGGTCAGGTCGTGGCGGTCGTGTGCGAGCACGGCGCCGGTGCCTATCGCGAGGCGATGACCGGATCCGGCGCCGCGATCTACCCGGTGTCGTGCGCGGGCAACCTGCACACCTCGGTGATCGAGATGCTGCTGCGCGGTGGCGCGGCTGGCGTGCTTGTCGTGTCGTGTCCGCCGCGCGACTGCTGGCATCGCGAGGGACCGGCGTGGCTGCACGAGCGCATCTACAACGGTCGCGATGCCGAACTGCAGGAGCGCGTCGATCGGCGTCGCGTGCGCGTGGCCAGTGCCAACGCCGCGGAACCGGCGATCGCGATCGCGGCGCTCAACGAACTGACGCGCGACGTCGCGGCGCTGGACCGCCCGGCGCCGGTGTCCGAGCCTCCGGAACTCGTCTGCGTATCACGCGTGGAGGAACGACGATGA
- a CDS encoding cytochrome c oxidase subunit II, translated as MHTGLEAPTGKWWVPAHKSEKMWVTIAFIWCMVLFIMMPLWHWKGGQNPSGIRRRVTPEAFQKRVSEFTAAYQVGYDRGFPVVEPPPGSDIYLLARSFTWTPVLKLKKGVEYTLHLSSVDVNHGFSLYPINVNFQVVPGYDYGLRVTPNATGDFRIICNEFCGIGHHLMVGRVIVEDAEPTAPTGGAR; from the coding sequence ATACACACCGGACTCGAAGCGCCCACGGGCAAGTGGTGGGTCCCCGCGCACAAGAGCGAGAAGATGTGGGTCACCATCGCCTTCATCTGGTGCATGGTGCTGTTCATCATGATGCCGCTCTGGCACTGGAAGGGCGGCCAGAACCCCTCGGGCATCCGGCGGCGCGTCACGCCGGAAGCCTTCCAGAAGCGCGTCTCCGAATTCACCGCCGCCTATCAGGTGGGCTACGACCGCGGGTTCCCCGTCGTCGAGCCGCCGCCGGGATCGGATATCTACCTGCTGGCGCGGTCGTTCACGTGGACGCCGGTCCTCAAGTTGAAGAAGGGCGTCGAGTACACGCTGCACCTGTCGTCGGTTGACGTGAATCACGGGTTCTCGCTGTATCCGATCAACGTCAACTTCCAGGTCGTGCCCGGCTACGACTACGGCCTGCGTGTGACGCCCAACGCCACGGGCGACTTCCGCATCATCTGCAACGAGTTCTGCGGCATCGGCCATCACCTGATGGTGGGCCGCGTGATCGTCGAAGATGCCGAGCCGACCGCGCCGACAGGAGGCGCGCGATGA